A DNA window from Mycoplasmopsis pullorum contains the following coding sequences:
- the rsmD gene encoding 16S rRNA (guanine(966)-N(2))-methyltransferase RsmD, producing MLRIISGKYGGRKINQPSEQITRPTTDKVREAVFSSIHFNLEDSIVLDLFSGSGAWSIEAVSRGAMKAIAVEKNRSAFSIIKSNLELLKINNIDLYNEDANRFLDSKKGIEVDFIFMDAPYVEYELINTLLNKIKEYKTLKSNGVIIIETDNPDLISLPKDFIIQKQKKYGKIHILYIVKFTN from the coding sequence ATGTTAAGAATTATTAGTGGAAAATACGGTGGTCGTAAAATTAACCAACCATCAGAGCAAATTACACGTCCAACAACAGATAAAGTACGTGAAGCTGTCTTTTCAAGCATTCATTTCAATCTAGAAGATTCAATTGTACTTGACTTATTTAGTGGTAGCGGTGCATGGTCAATTGAAGCAGTTTCACGTGGAGCAATGAAAGCAATCGCGGTTGAAAAAAACCGTAGTGCATTTTCAATTATCAAGTCCAACCTTGAACTTTTAAAAATTAACAATATTGATCTTTACAATGAAGATGCAAACAGATTTTTAGACTCAAAAAAAGGAATTGAAGTTGATTTTATTTTCATGGACGCGCCTTATGTTGAATATGAATTAATTAATACTTTATTAAACAAAATTAAAGAATATAAAACCTTAAAATCAAATGGAGTGATCATTATTGAGACTGATAATCCTGATTTAATTTCTTTACCAAAGGATTTTATTATTCAAAAACAAAAAAAATATGGAAAAATCCATATTCTTTATATAGTCAAATTTACCAATTAA
- the plsX gene encoding phosphate acyltransferase PlsX codes for MKYIIAMDVNGNDHGVESAVLAAVDFLKHNDHFYIKMVGNEQEIRKFLDPNQKNIEIINNEIVGKLGDNPRSALSENSSLKVAIDLVKNNEADSIISCGDSGLYLTLSTFILKRLPGISRPAFMPIMPNINRGHFLLLDVGANLQTKAEYLHEWAILASEAAKAFFDKGQVSVKLLNIGTEDYKGLEITKEAHQIMRGDTKINYQGFIEPRDLLLNTADVVVCDGYAGNITLKTAEGAILNFKNLIKKNIMASWTRKIGYLFLRNAFKDVAESFDYRNVGAAWILGVNHLALKCHGSSDKKSYLGALNQMKLGLEKDVLTKMKRAIDEYDN; via the coding sequence ATGAAATACATAATTGCAATGGATGTAAATGGAAATGATCATGGTGTTGAATCAGCTGTTTTAGCAGCTGTTGATTTTCTTAAACACAATGATCATTTTTATATTAAAATGGTAGGAAACGAACAAGAGATTCGTAAATTTTTAGATCCAAATCAAAAAAATATCGAAATTATTAATAATGAAATAGTTGGTAAATTAGGTGACAATCCACGTAGTGCACTTTCAGAAAATTCATCCTTAAAAGTAGCTATTGATTTAGTTAAAAACAATGAGGCAGATTCAATTATTTCTTGTGGTGATAGTGGCTTATACTTGACTTTAAGTACATTCATATTAAAACGTTTACCTGGGATTTCTCGTCCTGCTTTTATGCCGATTATGCCAAACATTAATCGGGGACACTTTTTGCTTTTGGACGTTGGGGCTAATTTACAAACTAAGGCTGAATATTTGCACGAGTGAGCTATTTTAGCTTCTGAAGCAGCTAAAGCGTTTTTCGACAAGGGGCAAGTGAGCGTCAAATTGTTAAATATTGGAACTGAAGATTATAAAGGTTTAGAAATTACTAAAGAAGCCCACCAAATCATGCGAGGGGACACTAAGATTAATTATCAAGGTTTTATTGAACCACGTGACTTATTATTAAACACTGCAGACGTAGTGGTTTGTGACGGTTATGCCGGTAATATAACTCTAAAAACCGCTGAAGGTGCGATTCTTAATTTTAAAAATTTAATCAAAAAGAATATTATGGCTAGTTGGACACGTAAAATCGGTTATTTATTTTTAAGAAATGCATTTAAAGATGTAGCTGAATCTTTTGACTATCGTAACGTTGGTGCTGCTTGAATTTTAGGAGTTAACCATTTAGCACTGAAATGTCACGGATCAAGTGATAAAAAATCTTATTTAGGAGCTTTAAATCAAATGAAACTCGGTCTTGAAAAAGATGTTTTAACAAAAATGAAAAGAGCAATAGATGAATACGATAACTAG
- a CDS encoding recombination protein O N-terminal domain-containing protein, with product MAEKITQGICLFYQQTGENEFIVHFLFDTGLKSFFAQGLTKPLSKNRSNLISGSICEIEYFGSRLNDKIGRLKKSNLIKLPNIENFANKKTITRLIELFYNVKSKNDLIILYNDFIEKLGHCKNAVILSIFLARSTIFLAIAPNFKSCTVCHKSNQIVQFDLTQGGFLCYEHQVAVKFKSSVTIQEWFLLFNEPLKYFEVISKSNNIEILNLLLAFYRDNGYYFNW from the coding sequence ATGGCTGAAAAAATTACACAAGGAATTTGTCTTTTTTATCAACAAACTGGTGAAAATGAATTCATTGTTCATTTTCTTTTTGATACTGGTTTGAAATCATTTTTTGCTCAAGGTTTAACAAAACCACTGAGTAAAAATCGCTCGAATTTAATCTCAGGAAGTATCTGCGAAATTGAATATTTCGGTTCACGTTTAAATGACAAGATTGGACGTTTAAAAAAGTCTAATTTAATCAAACTTCCTAACATAGAAAATTTCGCTAATAAAAAAACAATTACAAGACTAATTGAACTATTTTATAACGTAAAAAGTAAAAATGATTTAATAATTTTATACAATGATTTTATCGAAAAATTAGGTCATTGTAAAAACGCTGTAATCTTGAGTATTTTTCTTGCTCGCAGCACCATTTTTTTAGCCATTGCTCCTAATTTTAAATCTTGTACAGTATGTCATAAAAGCAATCAAATTGTTCAGTTTGATTTAACACAAGGTGGTTTTTTGTGTTATGAACATCAAGTCGCAGTAAAGTTCAAATCGTCAGTAACCATTCAAGAATGATTCTTACTTTTTAATGAACCGCTAAAGTATTTTGAAGTCATCTCAAAAAGTAATAATATTGAAATACTCAATCTTTTGCTCGCCTTTTACCGTGATAATGGATACTATTTTAATTGGTAA
- a CDS encoding glycosyltransferase family A protein, whose protein sequence is MKLTLISSITEDYRDLRYFLKSLTEQDNQDFEIILCLNKSSNNKRIFDVIQEHYEFFGSRLKFLVNSRRESIQYTLANAFALAKGEYVTVLNSDTTIKKYLVREISTYASDLDVDILEFKPRMIGSIAWKPHPRIQNVNTRIKIADSPDIIAYSFPFIFNKIYKKSLIKKLIKFKPSTVTDTKLAIELNYRLLLLAKTYSYIDIRIKREYFGVDNWINPHSFITKFDALEPFFKTSDRKLMHEFNYAKYFFIKIFLAGLLTDTNYRNINTIMNYKQVLENVVTNLKIS, encoded by the coding sequence ATGAAATTGACATTGATTTCTTCTATTACCGAAGATTACCGAGACCTAAGGTATTTTTTAAAATCTTTAACCGAACAGGACAATCAAGATTTTGAAATTATTTTATGTTTAAATAAATCTTCAAACAACAAGAGAATATTCGATGTTATTCAAGAACATTATGAATTTTTTGGTTCGCGATTGAAATTTTTAGTTAATAGTCGTCGTGAAAGTATTCAATATACTTTAGCAAACGCATTTGCCTTAGCTAAAGGTGAATATGTTACAGTTTTAAACTCAGATACGACAATTAAAAAATATTTAGTACGTGAAATTTCAACTTATGCAAGTGATTTAGATGTGGACATTTTAGAATTTAAACCAAGAATGATTGGTTCGATAGCTTGAAAACCACATCCTAGAATTCAAAATGTCAATACTAGAATTAAAATTGCTGATTCACCAGATATTATTGCTTATTCATTTCCATTCATTTTCAATAAAATTTACAAAAAATCATTGATTAAAAAGTTGATTAAATTTAAACCTTCAACTGTAACTGATACTAAATTAGCTATTGAATTAAATTATCGTCTATTATTATTAGCTAAAACTTATTCATATATTGACATTCGCATTAAACGTGAATATTTTGGTGTCGACAACTGAATTAATCCGCATTCATTCATTACCAAGTTTGATGCATTAGAACCATTTTTTAAAACTTCGGACCGTAAATTAATGCATGAGTTTAATTATGCAAAATACTTTTTCATCAAAATTTTCTTAGCTGGACTATTAACTGACACAAATTATCGTAACATCAATACGATTATGAACTACAAACAAGTTTTGGAAAACGTAGTCACAAATTTAAAGATAAGTTAA
- a CDS encoding AAA family ATPase has translation MKLVKIEAHGFKSFADPISLKFTGGVAGIVGPNGSGKSNINDAIKWVLGEQSFRELRGDSMEDVIFAGSKTSPAMNKAVVSLIFDNREGLSSLEGDFIKVTRIMERGKGSTYLINDLPSRQKDIKALAMETGIGKSSLAIISQGTVSDIAEATDEQRRLIFEEAAGVSKYKFRKTEAQRKLESVSISLGKINTSVSELERQVLPLQKQAQKAIIFKQKSEELKNVEIALLAHEINRLEQEQKRLSDELSGVQETDVRYSQRIEELSVNISKDLNNQSILQTEIQKLSGEKSAIQDQIREYELIEAKEQQRQQMILSGQIKADSKDLIENLKDSLQKLQHKINYLKNEENQINEKINNTKEQIKALNNQINAIELEYNDKQNKKIKLESRLEFIKDQKESKNSLFKGTKTIVDNKNLFKGYKGLVSDLINVKAEYTLAIKTILNNATQHIVVDKSETAVNAVNFLKQNKGGRATFIPLNTIKGKSVRDDHVLVLQGQNGFVGIASDLVETDKQFNVLKEFLLGNIIVANNIDSANNIARILDRKYMVVTLDGDIIRAGGVVVGGEKDTSITDSLLGLDDKIKEIEEFLPKLNEFLQKSRTELLNLKDQRASHYEMYSELEKIIVSVVKQKNDAQTQFMENKLRLENLTQDEVIDVEAKTTTLGENLEILTSRLRSNEVELKAKLERLKIIQMNINTYQIDKNELEKELNSLRNQFNKQNRQFESNKFYLGEYRARLLNYYSLTLDFALENYHLDLPVSDAKEFVERLKKEIKELGSVNLDSIEQLKEVEGRYNELKAQQNEIEEAKSTIESAIAEMDKIIVSRMSNIVNDVNEEFNNVFTSMFGGGSAHIKFNDKNNILESGISIQAQPPGKSVKNLRLFSGGEKSLIAISLLFGILKARPLPLCILDEVEAALDEANVVRYAEYLQSLKNKTQFLVITHRHGTMSRMDDLFGATMQKRGITSFFSIQLSEAKKMIDDEHQSQNF, from the coding sequence ATGAAATTAGTTAAAATTGAGGCTCATGGATTTAAGTCATTCGCAGATCCAATTTCACTTAAATTTACTGGTGGTGTGGCTGGGATAGTTGGACCAAATGGTTCAGGAAAGAGTAATATCAATGATGCTATCAAGTGAGTTTTAGGTGAACAAAGTTTTCGTGAATTACGTGGTGATTCAATGGAAGACGTAATCTTTGCTGGTTCTAAAACTAGTCCCGCGATGAATAAAGCGGTAGTTTCTTTAATTTTCGACAACCGCGAGGGACTCAGTTCACTCGAAGGGGACTTTATAAAAGTTACTCGAATTATGGAGCGTGGTAAAGGGAGCACTTACTTAATCAACGACCTTCCCTCACGTCAAAAAGACATTAAAGCTCTTGCGATGGAAACTGGTATTGGTAAATCATCATTAGCTATTATTTCACAAGGTACTGTTTCAGATATTGCAGAGGCCACTGATGAACAACGTAGATTAATTTTCGAAGAAGCAGCAGGAGTTTCAAAATATAAATTTAGAAAAACAGAAGCTCAACGCAAATTAGAGAGTGTTTCAATTAGTTTAGGAAAAATTAATACAAGCGTTTCAGAACTTGAAAGACAAGTTTTACCTTTACAAAAACAAGCTCAAAAAGCAATCATTTTTAAACAAAAAAGTGAAGAATTAAAAAATGTCGAAATTGCACTTTTAGCACATGAAATCAATCGTTTAGAGCAAGAACAAAAACGTTTAAGCGATGAATTGAGTGGTGTTCAGGAAACTGATGTGCGTTATTCGCAACGTATTGAAGAATTAAGTGTCAACATTAGCAAAGATTTAAACAATCAAAGCATTTTACAAACTGAAATTCAAAAATTATCTGGTGAAAAATCTGCTATTCAAGATCAAATTCGTGAATATGAATTAATTGAAGCGAAAGAACAACAAAGACAACAAATGATTTTAAGTGGTCAAATCAAAGCAGATTCAAAAGATCTAATTGAAAACTTAAAAGATAGTTTACAAAAATTACAGCACAAGATTAATTATTTAAAAAACGAAGAAAACCAAATTAACGAAAAAATTAATAACACTAAAGAACAAATTAAAGCATTAAATAATCAAATTAACGCAATCGAATTAGAATACAACGATAAACAAAATAAAAAAATTAAATTAGAATCTCGTTTGGAATTTATTAAAGACCAAAAAGAATCTAAAAACTCCTTATTTAAAGGTACAAAAACGATTGTGGACAATAAAAACTTATTTAAAGGTTACAAAGGTTTAGTTTCCGATTTAATCAACGTTAAAGCTGAATATACTCTTGCAATCAAAACAATTTTAAACAACGCAACACAGCACATTGTTGTGGACAAAAGTGAAACAGCAGTTAATGCAGTTAACTTTTTAAAACAAAATAAAGGTGGTCGTGCAACATTTATTCCACTTAATACTATTAAAGGTAAAAGCGTTCGCGACGATCATGTTTTAGTCTTACAGGGGCAAAATGGTTTTGTTGGGATTGCTAGTGATTTGGTGGAAACAGATAAACAATTTAATGTCTTAAAAGAGTTCTTACTTGGAAATATAATTGTTGCCAATAATATTGATTCAGCAAATAATATTGCTCGTATCTTAGACCGTAAATATATGGTTGTGACACTTGATGGAGACATTATACGTGCTGGTGGAGTTGTTGTCGGTGGAGAAAAGGACACTTCAATTACTGATAGCCTTTTAGGTTTAGATGACAAAATTAAAGAAATCGAAGAATTTTTACCAAAATTAAATGAATTCTTACAAAAATCAAGAACTGAATTACTTAATCTTAAGGACCAAAGAGCAAGTCACTATGAAATGTATTCTGAGCTTGAAAAAATCATTGTTTCAGTAGTAAAACAAAAAAATGATGCTCAAACTCAATTCATGGAAAATAAATTAAGACTCGAGAATTTAACTCAAGATGAAGTGATTGATGTTGAAGCTAAAACAACAACTTTAGGGGAGAATTTAGAAATTTTAACTTCACGTTTAAGATCGAATGAAGTTGAATTAAAAGCTAAATTAGAACGTCTAAAAATTATTCAAATGAATATTAATACCTATCAAATAGATAAAAACGAATTGGAAAAAGAATTGAATTCATTAAGAAATCAATTTAATAAACAAAATCGTCAATTTGAAAGTAATAAGTTTTATCTAGGTGAATATCGTGCACGTTTATTAAATTATTACAGTTTAACATTAGATTTTGCACTAGAAAATTATCACTTAGACTTACCTGTTTCGGACGCAAAAGAGTTCGTTGAACGTCTTAAAAAAGAAATTAAAGAACTTGGTAGTGTTAACTTAGATTCGATTGAACAACTTAAAGAAGTTGAAGGTCGTTACAATGAATTAAAAGCTCAACAAAATGAAATTGAAGAAGCTAAAAGTACCATCGAAAGCGCAATTGCTGAGATGGACAAAATTATTGTTTCAAGAATGAGTAACATTGTTAATGATGTTAATGAAGAATTCAATAATGTCTTTACCAGCATGTTTGGTGGCGGTTCAGCACATATTAAATTCAATGATAAAAACAACATTCTTGAATCAGGAATTAGCATTCAAGCTCAACCACCAGGTAAAAGTGTTAAAAACTTAAGACTATTTTCTGGTGGTGAAAAATCTCTAATTGCGATTTCATTACTATTTGGTATTTTAAAAGCTAGACCATTACCATTGTGTATTTTAGATGAGGTTGAAGCAGCATTAGACGAAGCAAACGTGGTACGTTATGCTGAATATTTACAGTCACTCAAAAACAAAACTCAATTCTTAGTTATCACACACCGTCATGGTACCATGTCACGTATGGATGACCTTTTTGGGGCTACCATGCAAAAACGTGGGATTACCAGCTTTTTCTCAATTCAACTTAGTGAAGCAAAAAAAATGATTGATGATGAACACCAATCACAAAATTTCTAA
- a CDS encoding DAK2 domain-containing protein has translation MNNKLNGYEFAKSILSGSNSLSNNKSRIDALNVFPVPDGDTGTNMSSTIGSALSSYKFNEENIEKASNEIAKLMLFGARGNSGVILSQIFRGFANGLIGVESAGTKELLIAFKSAAKKAYSAVLKPIEGTILTVIRETYESLEREFANKEVSTLDFFTKVVEFARISCDNTPNKLKTLREVGVTDSGGEGLYTIFLGMLSYFKGQPIEITNEDLDINKFIQDTEVFDGEFGYCTEFIVDLNDHENFDKNKFTTEVEKIASSLVVVNDENILKVHGHTLRPGDFLNFAQNYGEFLKIKSENMTEQANNSKANAEVLKKANDNTADKVNLCGVVSCNLGNGFIEKMQELGCDYVVEGGQTQNPSAQDIIEAINQVNAQTVFVLPNNSNVFLVSQQAAQVVRDRDVIIIPSKTQIQGVSALINFNKENSAEDNTEMMNEAIEDVLSGEVTQAVRTTKINGVNIQEGDYIAIFEGKIIASKNDYMSAAQELLKKMIVEKNELISIYYGDLVSETDANELADWIQSQCDAEIEIINGEQPNYHFLIGAE, from the coding sequence ATGAATAACAAACTTAATGGTTATGAGTTTGCTAAATCGATACTTTCGGGTTCTAACTCTTTATCTAATAATAAAAGTAGAATTGATGCGTTAAATGTTTTCCCCGTCCCAGATGGTGACACTGGGACAAACATGTCTAGTACAATTGGATCCGCATTAAGTTCATACAAGTTTAATGAAGAAAACATCGAAAAAGCTTCAAATGAAATCGCCAAGCTAATGTTATTTGGTGCTCGTGGTAACTCTGGTGTAATTTTAAGTCAAATTTTCCGCGGTTTTGCTAATGGGCTAATCGGAGTCGAAAGTGCCGGAACTAAAGAATTATTAATTGCTTTTAAAAGTGCAGCTAAAAAGGCCTATAGTGCAGTTTTAAAACCAATTGAGGGGACAATTTTAACTGTTATCCGTGAAACTTATGAATCTTTAGAAAGAGAATTTGCTAACAAAGAAGTTTCGACTTTAGATTTCTTTACTAAAGTTGTTGAATTCGCAAGAATTTCATGCGACAACACACCGAATAAACTTAAAACCCTGCGTGAAGTTGGGGTTACCGATAGTGGTGGTGAGGGTCTTTATACCATTTTCTTAGGAATGTTGTCATACTTCAAGGGACAACCAATTGAAATTACTAATGAAGATTTAGATATTAACAAGTTCATTCAAGACACTGAAGTATTTGATGGTGAATTTGGTTATTGTACTGAATTTATTGTCGACTTAAATGATCATGAAAACTTCGACAAGAATAAATTTACTACTGAAGTAGAAAAAATTGCTTCAAGTTTAGTGGTTGTTAATGATGAAAACATTCTAAAAGTACACGGACACACATTAAGACCAGGTGATTTTCTAAATTTCGCACAAAATTATGGTGAATTTTTAAAAATCAAATCTGAAAACATGACTGAACAAGCGAACAACTCTAAAGCAAATGCTGAAGTGCTTAAAAAAGCAAATGACAATACCGCTGATAAAGTGAATTTATGTGGTGTGGTATCATGTAATTTAGGTAATGGATTTATTGAAAAAATGCAAGAACTAGGATGTGACTACGTCGTAGAAGGTGGCCAAACACAAAATCCGAGTGCACAAGATATTATCGAAGCAATTAACCAAGTAAATGCTCAAACTGTTTTTGTTTTACCAAACAATTCAAACGTATTCTTAGTATCACAACAAGCAGCTCAAGTTGTTCGTGATCGTGACGTTATTATTATTCCGTCGAAAACACAAATTCAAGGTGTTTCAGCTCTAATTAACTTTAACAAAGAAAATTCAGCTGAGGATAATACTGAAATGATGAACGAAGCAATAGAGGATGTGCTTTCTGGGGAAGTTACACAAGCTGTTCGTACCACAAAAATTAACGGTGTAAACATTCAAGAAGGTGATTATATCGCGATTTTTGAAGGTAAAATCATTGCATCAAAAAATGATTATATGAGTGCAGCACAAGAATTATTGAAAAAAATGATTGTTGAAAAGAATGAATTAATTTCAATTTATTACGGTGATTTAGTTTCGGAAACAGACGCTAACGAACTTGCGGACTGAATTCAAAGTCAATGTGATGCAGAAATCGAAATCATCAACGGAGAACAACCAAATTACCACTTTTTAATCGGTGCTGAATAA
- the rnc gene encoding ribonuclease III, producing the protein MNTITRAKTLEEFFHYNEIEPNDTSIYMTALTHSSKNFKNSKLENYERLEFLGDAIIQFLTSAYIFKRYHFLTQGQATNLRAKAVCTETFSNISQAIGLPRLIKTSNGQAESDAKSSPKVQADIFESITGAIYLDLGLNKAKDFVAKYVFSIIDDIHAKNNKDVKTQLQEHFQTFSREHIKYITELLPNKTFFSKVMHDKQIFGTGQGLSKKEAEFNAATDALKKLKTIGEDNEIS; encoded by the coding sequence ATGAATACGATAACTAGAGCAAAAACTTTAGAAGAATTTTTTCATTATAATGAAATCGAACCTAATGATACAAGCATTTATATGACTGCACTAACACATTCGTCAAAAAATTTTAAGAACTCAAAACTTGAAAATTACGAACGTTTAGAATTTCTTGGGGATGCGATTATTCAATTTTTAACTAGTGCGTATATTTTTAAACGGTACCACTTTTTGACACAGGGACAAGCAACTAACTTAAGAGCAAAAGCAGTGTGCACTGAAACATTTTCAAATATTTCACAAGCGATTGGACTACCAAGACTAATCAAAACTTCAAATGGACAGGCTGAAAGTGACGCTAAAAGTTCCCCAAAGGTACAGGCAGACATATTTGAGTCAATTACAGGAGCTATTTATCTAGATTTAGGTTTAAATAAAGCGAAAGACTTTGTTGCGAAATATGTTTTTTCAATTATTGATGATATTCACGCAAAAAACAATAAAGACGTAAAAACACAATTACAAGAACATTTTCAAACTTTTAGTCGTGAACATATTAAATATATTACTGAATTGTTACCAAATAAAACGTTTTTCTCAAAAGTAATGCATGATAAACAAATTTTTGGTACAGGACAGGGATTAAGTAAAAAAGAAGCTGAATTTAATGCGGCAACTGACGCTTTAAAGAAGTTAAAAACAATTGGAGAAGACAATGAAATTAGTTAA
- the def gene encoding peptide deformylase yields MFKVNIVKLPEKVLREKSKDVPIPLKQEDIELAEKMIYHVDDSQTPNTKFRPAVGVAAVQYGVLKRVFYIHVKDVNDNTVFRDVIFNPKVISHSNTYSALAEGEGCLSVRESWPGQKGYVPRYSRIIVDGYSYLEKKQRRYDAKGYVAIVFQHELDHLDGKLFIDRIDRKQPWNKRDNMDLL; encoded by the coding sequence ATGTTTAAAGTGAATATTGTTAAATTACCTGAAAAGGTGTTAAGAGAAAAATCAAAAGATGTTCCAATTCCTCTGAAGCAAGAGGATATTGAATTAGCTGAAAAAATGATTTATCACGTTGATGATAGTCAAACACCTAATACTAAATTCCGTCCTGCTGTTGGAGTTGCTGCTGTGCAGTATGGAGTGCTAAAAAGAGTGTTTTACATTCACGTTAAAGATGTAAACGACAATACAGTTTTTCGTGATGTAATTTTTAATCCAAAAGTTATTTCACATTCAAACACATACAGTGCCTTAGCAGAAGGTGAAGGTTGTTTAAGTGTACGTGAAAGTTGACCGGGACAAAAAGGTTATGTTCCGCGTTATAGTCGCATCATTGTTGATGGATACAGTTACCTTGAGAAAAAACAACGTAGATACGATGCAAAAGGTTATGTCGCAATCGTCTTTCAACATGAACTCGACCACTTAGATGGTAAATTATTTATCGATCGAATCGATAGAAAACAACCATGAAATAAACGTGACAATATGGATTTATTATAA
- a CDS encoding MFS transporter, whose product MNSQDLQKFLYMFLNWEKAQSWTWLAIIIVVTIGFLIGFFFKLRGLIATVITLIVSFGLALVLAYAFKGLIVKIPIEAFAQSDFGKSENAEKSIQQITNIAFSIVIPLLSLALSIFGFIIMLPILIVTHTKAQRRKRLENRFKKEVIQTIVTETHEVSNTNDEALTQSEIQEKTNNLIQKLIDPKSPFLVNLFKKLAFGAGLTLVMLPSAGLVTNVMSPDAKGANTSFTKFGVKVATFWQGRPIYEPIELIKALMESSKMTEEQIQEEKKKESSVVLVKKVETDEKGEEREVEVPATIEEAYPVLTKTENTEIFKPLVVATKVVDTDIAKETIKENKELVKSLLEYEKLDELLDQSLGNRKIQAHDIDKVIEELEKLTENENFETMDFSKLGLPEEAALAIDTFRYTKNELLPKSGIEVNDLKEIGTKLLDKFTDSSVSKEDKNRLINTALKFIGIDVENTN is encoded by the coding sequence ATGAATTCACAAGATTTACAAAAATTTTTATATATGTTTCTTAATTGAGAAAAAGCACAATCTTGAACTTGATTAGCAATCATTATTGTTGTGACAATTGGTTTCCTTATTGGTTTTTTCTTTAAATTACGCGGTTTAATCGCTACAGTTATTACATTGATTGTAAGTTTCGGTCTTGCTTTAGTACTTGCATATGCATTCAAAGGTCTAATTGTTAAAATTCCTATCGAAGCTTTTGCTCAGTCTGATTTTGGCAAGTCCGAAAATGCTGAAAAGTCAATTCAACAAATTACTAATATAGCATTTAGTATTGTAATTCCATTATTGTCATTAGCTCTTTCAATTTTCGGTTTCATAATTATGTTACCTATTTTAATTGTTACACACACCAAAGCTCAAAGAAGAAAAAGATTAGAAAATCGTTTTAAAAAGGAAGTTATTCAAACAATCGTAACTGAAACACATGAAGTTTCAAATACTAATGATGAAGCTTTAACACAAAGTGAAATCCAAGAAAAAACAAATAATTTAATTCAAAAACTTATCGACCCAAAATCTCCTTTCTTAGTAAATTTATTTAAGAAGCTTGCATTTGGAGCTGGTTTAACATTAGTTATGTTACCAAGTGCTGGATTAGTTACAAACGTAATGTCGCCAGATGCAAAAGGAGCAAATACCTCGTTTACAAAATTCGGAGTAAAGGTAGCGACATTCTGACAAGGAAGACCTATTTACGAACCAATTGAATTGATTAAAGCTTTAATGGAGTCATCAAAAATGACTGAAGAACAAATTCAAGAAGAAAAGAAAAAAGAATCAAGCGTTGTTCTTGTTAAAAAAGTTGAAACTGATGAAAAAGGTGAAGAACGTGAAGTTGAAGTTCCTGCAACAATCGAAGAAGCATATCCTGTTTTAACTAAAACTGAAAACACAGAAATTTTCAAACCTTTAGTTGTAGCAACTAAAGTGGTTGATACCGATATTGCTAAAGAAACAATTAAAGAAAACAAAGAATTAGTTAAAAGTCTTTTAGAATATGAAAAACTTGACGAATTATTAGATCAAAGTTTAGGAAATAGAAAAATTCAAGCCCATGATATTGATAAAGTTATCGAAGAATTAGAAAAATTAACCGAAAACGAAAACTTCGAAACAATGGATTTTAGCAAATTAGGTTTACCTGAAGAAGCTGCTTTAGCAATCGATACATTCAGATACACCAAAAACGAATTACTTCCTAAATCAGGTATTGAAGTTAATGACCTTAAAGAAATTGGAACTAAATTATTAGACAAATTTACAGACTCTAGTGTTAGCAAAGAAGATAAAAACCGTTTAATTAATACAGCATTAAAATTTATCGGCATTGATGTTGAAAACACTAACTAG